In the Flavobacteriales bacterium genome, TGGGCTATGAGACCACCTATGTGGAGGTAGAGCAAGCGGGAATCCCTGTGACGGTACGCATGCAGGAATCTGTACAGATGCTCCAGCAGGTGGTGGTGAGCGCAGGTCGGTTCGAGCAGGATCTAGCAGAGGTGACGGTGAGTATGGAGGTCCTACGTCCAGATCTGGTGCGTGACCGGAATATCACCGCACTCGATGATGCACTCAGAGAAAGTCCGGGTATGATCATCGTGGATGGAGAACCTCAGATCCGTTCTGGAAGCGGCTACAGTTTCGGAGCAGGAAGTCGTGTGCAGGTCCTGCTGGACCATATTCCTCAGCTCAGCGGGGATATCGGCAGGCCTACTTGGTCCAATATTCCAATGGAAGCGGTCGATCAAGTGGAGGTGATCAAAGGAGCGGCATCCGTACTGTACGGTTCGGCTGCACTCAGTGGGATCGTACACGTACGGAGCCTCTACCCCGGGTCGGATCCCGAGACACGTATCAACTACTATGCGGGAGCCTACGCCCTGCCACCCGATGCTTCCAATCGCTATTGGGAGAACAACAATCTGATCATCGGTCAGCAGGTGACCCATGCCCAGCAGTTGGGCAGCAATGACCTGGTCTTTTCCATCGATCTGCTCGATGATGATGGTCACCTAGGCCCGAGGGTGGATAGTACGGGGACCATCGAGCCCAAGCGCAGTCCGGCCGATGCCAGCCACTTTGCGGCCGAGCGCAGGGCGCGTGGTTTTATCAAGTACCGTCATCGGGATCAGCAGATAGAAGGTCTGGTATATGGTGTGAATCTTCTCGGTCAGAAACGGGCCAGCGTAGCCACCCTGCTTTGGGACAATATCGATACCGGGTTGTACTCGGCCTTTGCAGGATCGGCCACCGAGACGCGACAGACCGTGTTCAATATCAACCCCTTCATCGAGTATCGGCATCCCAAAGGTCATGCAGCCACTTGGCGAGGGAACTGGAGCAGTCTGGACAATGCCAATGACAACGACCAGGATAATTTCTCCGATACCTATTTCAGTGAATTCCAATTCCAGCTCGATGGGACTGCATGGGGTGCGGAAGGACTACGTACCACCCTAGGACTGGCCCAGACCTGGTCAGAAAGCGATTCGGAGATATTCAACAATGGCGGGCTAGACCCCTTCCATTCCTCGCAGAACACGGGCCTCTACCTCCAATCCGACTATGCGCTTGGAGAACGTATCCATCTCTCGGGCGGTGTCCGCTGGGAACGATTCGAGATCGATGGCGAGACCGATTCCCGACCGGTATTCCGGGCCGGAGTCAACTATCAAGCGGGTAGAGCGACCTATTTCCGAGCCTCCTACGGTCAAGGCTATCGCTTCCCGACCATCGGAGAGCGCTATATCACCACGGCCGTTGGGGTGTTGAACATCTATCCCAATCCGGGGCTGGAGGCCGAAACCTCGTCCAATCTGGAGGTGGGGGTGAAACAGGGATTCGCTTTCGGTGCCTTCAAAGGATTTGCCGATGTAGCCTTCTTCCGGCAGGAGTTCGAGAACTATATCGAATTCACCTTCGGGCAATGGGCAGATAGCTCCAGCTTAGACAATCTGCTCGGTCTGGGATTCACCTCGCTCAATACGGGCTCTGCCGAGGTCAGCGGTGCCGAATTGAGCATAGGGGCCGAGGGTGAGCTCTCCAAGAAGAATACCCTCCGCCTTCTGATGGGCTATACCTATACCCTACCCATCACCACCAGTCCGGATCTGATCTATGCGCGTAGTGAGACTCAGGGTATCCCGATAGAGGCCTTCCGGGAGGTGAGTTATCGTTCCACCAGCTCCGATCCGGAGAACGAGATCCTGAAGTACCGCATGCAACATCTTATCCGCCTGAATGCCGACCTGGAATCTGGCCGATCTTCCATCGGTTTCGGGGTGCGGTATAACAGTTTCATGGAAAACAT is a window encoding:
- a CDS encoding TonB-dependent receptor; the protein is PCILSSQTTRVHGQVFSKEDGSTLPGVQVIISKNQGTISNAEGRFEVEADSLPITLQFRMLGYETTYVEVEQAGIPVTVRMQESVQMLQQVVVSAGRFEQDLAEVTVSMEVLRPDLVRDRNITALDDALRESPGMIIVDGEPQIRSGSGYSFGAGSRVQVLLDHIPQLSGDIGRPTWSNIPMEAVDQVEVIKGAASVLYGSAALSGIVHVRSLYPGSDPETRINYYAGAYALPPDASNRYWENNNLIIGQQVTHAQQLGSNDLVFSIDLLDDDGHLGPRVDSTGTIEPKRSPADASHFAAERRARGFIKYRHRDQQIEGLVYGVNLLGQKRASVATLLWDNIDTGLYSAFAGSATETRQTVFNINPFIEYRHPKGHAATWRGNWSSLDNANDNDQDNFSDTYFSEFQFQLDGTAWGAEGLRTTLGLAQTWSESDSEIFNNGGLDPFHSSQNTGLYLQSDYALGERIHLSGGVRWERFEIDGETDSRPVFRAGVNYQAGRATYFRASYGQGYRFPTIGERYITTAVGVLNIYPNPGLEAETSSNLEVGVKQGFAFGAFKGFADVAFFRQEFENYIEFTFGQWADSSSLDNLLGLGFTSLNTGSAEVSGAELSIGAEGELSKKNTLRLLMGYTYTLPITTSPDLIYARSETQGIPIEAFREVSYRSTSSDPENEILKYRMQHLIRLNADLESGRSSIGFGVRYNSFMENIDGIFEELDDGESLGGLLPSGVSRWRDERDKGDVVFDLRMGYQFLDEHRFSVVIDNLLNREYAIRPLALESPRRVVLRMSLVF